From the genome of Phaenicophaeus curvirostris isolate KB17595 unplaced genomic scaffold, BPBGC_Pcur_1.0 scaffold_219, whole genome shotgun sequence:
CACAACCTCCCCACCCCTACGCTctctccacccccatccccattgtACCATGCAGCGCCTCACCAAGCACCTGAGGCGGGCATGGGAGCGACTGTCATGCCGCAGCGCTTCTGCGGCTGTTGATGTGGCTGATGAGCCCGATGAGCCCAATGAGCCCAACGAGCGCAACGAGCCCCAGGAGAAGAGCCGGGACGGACTGCACAGCGTAGCCATCAGTGGTCACCTGGCCAAGGCGCATAAGCACCAGTGGTGGAAGAGGCTTCGCATCAAGAGACAGTCTGCAAAGAAATCGTAAGGCTCAGGCAATGCCTGTTGCTaagtctccagccccttggctggaagagggaggaggactgCCCAAGCTGGGACAGGAGCCGGTGGATGCTCCACTCTGCCCTACACTGCCgtgcccttccctgctctgctctgctagACTGGTGCCTGTGAGAAACCTTGTGTGGAGCTCAGCAGGCCTTCGTCCAAGCAGAGATggctcctttcctcttgtctgactGAACACCTGGCTTGAGCAGGGCATGTGCTTCCAGGAAGACACCACACAGCCGTGCCGTTGCTGTTTAGAAATCCCTAATCCCCTCTGTCTCTGGGACATGTCTGATGTGGGACTGATCAGGGTTAAAACCAGAGTTCTATACAGGCTTTCCAGTCTCCATAGATGTAGGTAGCCTCCAGAGACTCCTGCCTTCCAAGACACAGtctcttttgctgtgcttgatggctgggcagccctgctggaggcagagaccAGTGCCTGGGCACAGGAGTCTCTTTGGGCAGGGAGCCCAGCGGTGGGTGAATGAACTGCATTATGCCTAGGAGCTGAGCATGCCTTGTCCTGCTACAAACCACTGCCTGACACTTCATGGCACTAGATCTCAACTTCAGtccttcttcccctgcccctctctcagcctggattgatgggaagcaggagggaaagGTGCCTGTAGTAAAAGTCCCTTTAGGaagacagcaagcttaaggatttGCTCTATCAAAACAAGATGTTCATTCCCTTGCCTCCAGGCTTCTGGCAAAGTATCAGTATGGCGTTAACACACCATTTAGCGGAGCAGACTTGACCTGGAGCATGttgttaatgttttctttccttgtttgtttgagggttttgttttggttttagttctGCTTATGAAGCAAACCTGAAAGCAGTCTCTCTCTGGAGCACCAAGAGACCCTCTGCCACGGGTGTTAGAAGAGAATGCCTATGCAAAGTAGTTAAGCAGTGCAGTGCTTGGAATGCAACCCCCATCTTTCTTGGTCCCTTGCTACTCCACTTaggagctctttaaaaaaacgGCTCCTGAGACTATCCGTGGGAATACCTGAATCCCTTCAAAATGAGGACTGGGTTTGAGGAGATGTTAGCCGAGCATGATGTGAAGAGTTGTTGTAGCATTACTGCAGCATCCTGATGAGGTACAAGCCTTGTAGCTAGATGTCGGTATTCCAGTGGGCTTATTATCCTCCCCGACCCTCGAAGCAAAGAGGGGATTTATCAGATGCGACTGTAGCCAGCAGGGATGAGTTACTCCAGGGACAAGAATAGGTGGCAGTAGCATGAACGTGCCTGTAGTCAGTGTTTCAGTCTCCACTACTAGAGTCGTGCAGTAAGTTGTGTGTGAGTTACCCTTTCTCAGAGGTCTATGAATATAGgtagaatggcaaagaaatggCCGTTAAATTCCAGCAGAAAGTGTatgcaagtgtgtgtgtatttttgcgGAAtgcattcccttcctttctgtgtgtAGTGTTACTGACCATCAGAAGGATGATGCAGAAGATGACAAGACAGAAGGATGTTCTGCGTGGGGCACAAAAggccaggaaaaaatggaggcggctgcagcctttcccaaggATGAACCTATATCGATGAAAGAAGGTAGGACACTTGACCATGGAGGAGGCTATGGGGACAGATAGGAGTGGCCTGTATTCTGTGCCTTCCGACAATGGGCTGGACAATGACATTATCCACGAGCAGAGAGAGACGGAGCATGCTCATGTTCCATTTTGGGGAAGGATGGCAATGGTAATTTCGTAATGAATTAGAAGGGCCACGTCTTCCAGATTCTCTGATGGGgaaaagcagatggggaaaagcagtgtgaaaaagcttccacagctcctttgtgctttttgcctcctttgcagatgaTTTTCCCATATtagacattgaaaatgaagaaaatgatgaGGACGTCTTGAAGGACTCtgaggtagaatgataaaatctgtagttatgGCACAAAATTGCACACGGTATTGGAGGAatggtctcagcagtgccaagtcaaaaggggcaatcactttcctagtcctgccggccaaactgctcttgctggaagccacgatgcaattcgccttcttggctgcctggcaatCCTTCCTactcatattcagcacctattgagcaacaccccccagccccttctccaccagccagctttccagtcactcttgcccttctctgaaggaggcagtggagccccactgggctgacctgcttctggactccttttcctctgctgcttctgccacaccttctcacgggGACCTTGACGCACCAGTGCTGTAGACAAGAtgttcaattaggactgagacaatgttagggcaatctaatgacttggctctcctagtagctgccctttgagcttgatttctagtagaggactgatgcagttaagcctcctgccacttagagtcctccgaaaacctaggtggcttctgctgcgagaagaaatgcctttccaccactcagctctcttgcagatcccatccgtgtcaaaggattgcccataggacccaCAATCTAGACAAACAGGTGCTTCTGCCtcgcccctgtgcatcttgggctggtgtacttaagcccctttcaaaagccctactcaacagaaatgccaaagatgttctcggtgtttctcccttctcttccatccctcacctctaacattttatgcatgttttcaaagagggagctttgtgcgtggcaatgggttgagaaggagccAGTGCCAGTgctcacgtatctcttttaaattacacagaaggaaTCTGTGCCTTCCGACGATGAGCTGGACAATGGCATTGTTCCAGAAGATGGCAGAGACGGAGCATGTTCGCGATCTATTTTGGAGCGGCATGGTAATGGTGAAGAAGATAGCAAACCTATGTCAGCCATCTGTGAAGCATTTGGACAGACATATGCAACTCTGGGacagtttgcagcagctgaaaagaaggaattaCAACTCAATGAACTTATAAAACTGATTTCAAACAAATctagtgaagagaaaaagaagatggaggagaaactTAAAAGTAGAGACCAATATATTAATAGCCTGAAAAAGCAATGCCTGAAGATGTctgagcaaagcaaagaaaaacaaagacaaattgaaaCCTTAATGAAATATCTGACTGATCTACGAACGCTGTATGATATACAAGGGCAGACTAAACAGCTACAAATTTTAGAAGAGAAGAACAAGCAGCTTCAAGAAACTACGACTGAGTTAGAAACGAAGCTCCTAGAGGTCCGGTCgcagtgcagagagagagaattgcaACTCGTgtgtcagaaggaaaaagaaaaagagctggtcaCAGTGGTACGGGGTTTACAACAGAGAGTGGAAAAATGCCTGGAAGATGGTGCTCGCCTTCCCCTGTTGGACAAAAACCAGCTTCTGAGTGAGAATGA
Proteins encoded in this window:
- the LOC138734790 gene encoding centrosomal protein of 85 kDa-like, giving the protein MQRLTKHLRRAWERLSCRSASAAVDVADEPDEPNEPNERNEPQEKSRDGLHSVAISGHLAKAHKHQWWKRLRIKRQSAKKSVTDHQKDDAEDDKTEGCSAWGTKGQEKMEAAAAFPKDEPISMKEDDFPILDIENEENDEDVLKDSEKESVPSDDELDNGIVPEDGRDGACSRSILERHGNGEEDSKPMSAICEAFGQTYATLGQFAAAEKKELQLNELIKLISNKSSEEKKKMEEKLKSRDQYINSLKKQCLKMSEQSKEKQRQIETLMKYLTDLRTLYDIQGQTKQLQILEEKNKQLQETTTELETKLLEVRSQCRERELQLVCQKEKEKELVTVVRGLQQRVEKCLEDGARLPLLDKNQLLSENECLKEKNEKASKVIENQQNQIAALILDMQSMQENLLQENQVVEQMIKGLEEKDRKIEQLKNIFSENQRLMEENATLKEQMRQVEDSRQPVSEKMHIADQLFKEMSHCIFELKALCSILTQKAQGEEPNLSLPPEIQSLSCSADENENYCSAESLPKKLLDVSQLRKDIDELRTMMSDRCAQDIADNCTTQ